Proteins from one Longimicrobium sp. genomic window:
- a CDS encoding DUF559 domain-containing protein → MNSNRIRKTTPELDARAKELRRRETPAERVLWRRLRRAQVMGYNFRRQHPVGRAILDFYCPKGRLCVELDGPIHDRTRNYDAARDANLAAHGVRVIRFRNDEIFADIEDVLARIRAALPPPCAPEHVDHPSPR, encoded by the coding sequence ATGAACTCCAACAGGATTCGGAAGACGACGCCTGAGCTCGACGCTCGGGCGAAAGAGCTGCGGCGGCGGGAAACGCCGGCTGAGCGGGTGTTGTGGCGGCGGTTGCGGAGGGCGCAGGTGATGGGGTACAATTTCCGGCGACAGCACCCGGTCGGGCGCGCCATCCTCGACTTCTATTGCCCGAAGGGACGCCTCTGCGTGGAGCTGGACGGGCCGATCCACGACCGCACGCGGAACTACGATGCCGCGCGCGACGCCAACCTCGCCGCCCACGGCGTCAGGGTCATCCGCTTCCGCAACGACGAGATCTTCGCCGACATCGAAGACGTCCTCGCCCGCATCCGCGCCGCGCTTCCTCCGCCGTGCGCACCGGAGCACGTCGATCACCCCTCCCCCAGGTAG